In Modestobacter versicolor, a single genomic region encodes these proteins:
- the hemC gene encoding hydroxymethylbilane synthase translates to MTDLRTATLRLGTRASQLALTQSQHVADALTETSGLAVELVHVSTYGDRSTEAIAQLGGTGVFVSALRDALHAGTVDLAVHSFKDLPTAPTPGLTVAAVPPREDPRDVLVARDGLTLGELPPGARVGTGAPRRMAQLRALGLGLDVVPIRGNIDTRMGKVTSGELDAVVLARAGLSRIGRMSVVTEVLDPIQVLPAPAQGALAVECRSDDTRVVELLAALDDPAARACVAAERAVLAALEAGCSAPVAAHAELTEAEDGSAELWLRASVTAIDGSDSVRDSISGPAAEAESLGRRLAAELLDRGAAALVAGSR, encoded by the coding sequence GTGACCGACCTGCGCACGGCCACCCTGCGGCTGGGCACCCGGGCCAGCCAGCTCGCGCTCACCCAGTCCCAGCACGTCGCCGACGCGCTGACCGAGACCAGCGGCCTGGCCGTCGAGCTGGTGCACGTCAGCACCTACGGCGACCGCTCCACCGAGGCGATCGCCCAGCTCGGCGGCACCGGCGTCTTCGTCAGCGCGCTGCGCGACGCGCTGCACGCGGGCACCGTCGACCTGGCGGTGCACAGCTTCAAGGACCTCCCGACCGCGCCGACGCCCGGGCTCACCGTGGCCGCCGTCCCGCCGCGGGAGGACCCGCGCGACGTGCTGGTCGCCCGCGACGGGCTGACCCTCGGCGAGCTGCCCCCCGGTGCCCGGGTCGGCACCGGTGCGCCCCGCCGGATGGCCCAGCTGCGCGCCCTCGGGCTCGGGCTGGACGTCGTCCCGATCCGCGGCAACATCGACACCCGGATGGGCAAGGTCACCTCCGGCGAGCTGGACGCCGTCGTGCTGGCCCGCGCCGGGCTGTCCCGGATCGGCCGGATGTCGGTGGTCACCGAGGTGCTCGACCCGATCCAGGTGCTGCCCGCCCCCGCGCAGGGCGCCCTGGCCGTGGAGTGCCGCAGCGACGACACCCGGGTCGTGGAGCTGCTCGCCGCCCTCGACGACCCGGCCGCCCGCGCCTGCGTGGCCGCCGAGCGCGCCGTGCTCGCCGCTCTGGAGGCCGGCTGCAGCGCCCCGGTCGCCGCGCACGCCGAGCTGACCGAGGCCGAGGACGGCAGCGCCGAGCTCTGGCTGCGCGCGTCGGTCACCGCGATCGACGGCAGCGACTCGGTCCGCGACTCGATCTCCGGGCCGGCCGCCGAGGCCG